The following coding sequences lie in one Maribacter forsetii DSM 18668 genomic window:
- the glmM gene encoding phosphoglucosamine mutase: MTLIKSISGIRGTIGGKPGDNLTPIDAVKFAASYGIWLKDYSKKEKLKVVIGRDARLSGEMIQNLVVSTLVGLGIDVVDLDLSTTPTVEIAVPMEKADGGIILTASHNPKQWNALKLLNEKGEFLDAAQGAKILAIAEKEDFDFSDVDDLGVINKNDSYIDIHIDEVLNLSLVDAEVVKKAKFKVVVDGVNSTGGIAIPKLLKEFGVEVVELYCEPTGHFPHNPEPLKEHLKDICDLVVKEKADFGIVVDPDVDRLAFISNDGEMFGEEYTLVACADYVLGKTKGNTVSNLSSSRALRDITQKHGGTYEAAAVGEVNVVTKMKANNAVIGGEGNGGIIYPESHYGRDSLVGTALFLMLMAEKGGTVAELRASYPSYFMSKKKIQLTPGLDVDGILKSMAEKYAAEEISTIDGVKVDFAENWVHLRKSNTEPIIRIYTEAKSQTEADGLADRIIGEIKSIAGL; this comes from the coding sequence ATGACACTAATAAAATCTATTTCAGGAATACGAGGAACTATTGGAGGAAAGCCAGGAGACAATCTTACACCTATTGATGCGGTAAAGTTTGCAGCTTCTTACGGAATTTGGTTGAAAGATTATTCTAAAAAGGAGAAGTTGAAAGTCGTTATTGGTCGTGATGCACGTTTGTCTGGTGAGATGATTCAAAATCTTGTAGTTTCTACTTTGGTAGGTTTAGGTATAGATGTGGTAGATTTAGATTTATCTACAACACCAACTGTTGAAATAGCGGTACCAATGGAAAAGGCGGATGGAGGTATCATCTTAACTGCAAGCCATAACCCAAAACAATGGAATGCACTAAAGCTTCTAAATGAAAAAGGTGAATTTTTAGATGCTGCCCAAGGTGCTAAAATTTTGGCAATAGCTGAAAAAGAAGATTTCGATTTTTCAGATGTAGATGATTTAGGGGTTATAAATAAGAATGACAGTTATATAGATATACATATAGATGAAGTTTTAAACCTGTCTTTGGTAGATGCCGAAGTGGTAAAAAAAGCGAAATTTAAAGTTGTGGTTGATGGAGTGAATTCTACAGGAGGAATTGCGATACCAAAACTTTTAAAGGAATTTGGCGTTGAAGTGGTTGAGTTGTATTGTGAGCCAACCGGTCATTTTCCACATAATCCAGAACCATTAAAAGAACACTTAAAGGATATTTGCGATTTAGTAGTTAAAGAAAAAGCTGATTTTGGTATCGTTGTAGATCCAGATGTTGACCGTTTGGCATTTATAAGTAACGATGGTGAAATGTTTGGTGAAGAATACACCTTGGTGGCTTGTGCAGATTATGTTTTGGGTAAAACCAAAGGTAATACGGTTTCTAACCTATCATCTTCTCGTGCTTTAAGAGATATTACACAAAAGCACGGTGGTACTTATGAAGCTGCGGCAGTTGGTGAAGTTAATGTAGTTACTAAAATGAAAGCAAATAATGCCGTTATTGGTGGAGAAGGTAATGGAGGTATCATTTATCCAGAAAGTCACTACGGTAGAGATTCATTAGTAGGTACTGCGTTATTTTTAATGTTAATGGCTGAAAAAGGTGGTACAGTGGCAGAGCTTAGAGCTAGCTACCCAAGCTACTTTATGAGTAAAAAGAAAATTCAGTTGACACCTGGTTTGGATGTTGATGGTATATTAAAGTCCATGGCAGAAAAATATGCCGCAGAGGAAATTTCTACGATTGATGGTGTAAAGGTTGACTTTGCTGAAAACTGGGTGCATCTTAGAAAATCTAATACAGAGCCTATTATTAGAATTTATACGGAAGCTAAAAGTCAGACCGAAGCTGATGGTTTGGCGGATCGAATTATTGGAGAAATAAAGTCTATAGCCGGTTTATAA
- a CDS encoding lysophospholipid acyltransferase family protein: MQLLAFVLIYPFLWIVSILPHRLFYGLSDIACFFIYRVFGYRRKVVQENLNLVFPNKSKEEIHRIEKDFYKHLCDMFLEMVKTMNLSKEAVAKKYHLVNPEVLLEIEKERSIIILCAHYANWEWNVSINNYVNSKGYAVYQKINNSYFDKFIRKVRARWNTTLITQAQTAKTVIQNYRNNIRSTYGMVSDQSPQAHKAHYWTDFMGITVPIFNGGEALARKTGLATVFLKVSKVKRGHYKAEFTPISINSKETKEHEITNKFLRLTEEQIREQPEYYLWTHKRWKHRGKQPAAFADVN, translated from the coding sequence ATGCAACTATTGGCCTTTGTTTTAATTTATCCGTTTTTATGGATAGTTTCCATTTTGCCACATCGTCTATTTTACGGTTTATCCGATATTGCCTGTTTCTTCATATACCGTGTATTTGGCTATAGAAGAAAAGTGGTACAAGAAAACTTAAACTTAGTTTTCCCCAATAAGTCCAAAGAGGAAATACATCGTATTGAAAAAGATTTCTACAAACACCTCTGTGATATGTTTTTAGAAATGGTAAAAACCATGAATTTAAGCAAGGAGGCCGTTGCAAAAAAATACCACCTTGTTAATCCAGAAGTTTTACTAGAGATAGAAAAAGAACGAAGCATTATTATTTTATGCGCACATTATGCCAATTGGGAATGGAATGTTAGCATAAACAATTACGTTAACTCTAAAGGATATGCGGTTTATCAAAAAATAAACAACTCTTATTTTGATAAATTTATTAGAAAAGTAAGAGCGCGCTGGAATACCACTTTAATTACCCAGGCACAAACTGCAAAAACGGTTATTCAGAATTATAGGAATAATATTAGATCAACTTACGGTATGGTCAGCGACCAATCTCCACAAGCTCACAAAGCTCATTATTGGACAGATTTTATGGGTATCACTGTACCAATTTTTAACGGTGGAGAAGCTTTGGCACGTAAAACAGGATTGGCTACTGTTTTCCTTAAAGTTAGTAAGGTAAAGCGCGGGCACTACAAGGCTGAGTTCACCCCTATTTCCATAAATAGCAAAGAAACCAAAGAACATGAAATTACGAACAAATTTTTAAGACTTACCGAAGAGCAAATAAGGGAACAACCAGAATATTACCTATGGACCCACAAACGATGGAAACATAGAGGAAAACAGCCAGCAGCATTTGCCGATGTAAACTAA